The proteins below come from a single Micromonospora citrea genomic window:
- a CDS encoding ABC transporter ATP-binding protein, whose amino-acid sequence MALLEVDDLSVTFARRGQRTVHAVDGVSFSVDAGEVVGLVGESGCGKSVTSLAIMGLLPKQPGLRVGGKAVFDGTDLLQLDDRSRRDIRGRDVAMIFQDPLSSLNPVIPIGLQVTEVLARHRGMKGAAAEKEAAELLDRVGIPDPKRRLKEYPHQLSGGMRQRALIAMAVACKPRLLIADEPTTALDVTIQAQILELLKELVRDSGTALVMITHDLGVVAGMCDTINVLYAGRVVETARRRPLFRQPRHPYTVGLLGSVPRLDAGRGERLNPIPGSVRDLLPWPDGCAFAPRCARQVDECLGEPPALVLAYDGRSYRCVNPAPLPGTVPAAAAPADAPATARTVEAPAEAPAAAPADAPATAPADAPATATADAPAAEATPGPVPAPREEEKP is encoded by the coding sequence ATGGCACTGCTCGAAGTGGACGACCTGTCGGTCACGTTCGCCCGGCGCGGTCAGCGCACCGTGCACGCCGTCGACGGGGTCTCGTTCTCCGTCGACGCGGGCGAGGTGGTCGGCCTGGTCGGCGAGTCCGGCTGCGGCAAGAGCGTCACCTCGCTGGCGATCATGGGCCTGCTGCCGAAGCAGCCGGGCCTGCGCGTCGGCGGCAAGGCGGTCTTCGACGGCACCGACCTGCTCCAGCTCGACGACCGGTCCCGGCGCGACATCCGGGGCCGCGACGTCGCGATGATCTTCCAGGACCCGCTCTCCTCCCTGAACCCGGTCATCCCGATCGGGCTCCAGGTGACCGAGGTGCTCGCGCGGCACCGGGGGATGAAGGGCGCGGCGGCCGAGAAGGAGGCGGCAGAGCTGCTGGACCGGGTCGGCATCCCCGACCCGAAGCGGCGGCTGAAGGAATACCCTCACCAGCTCTCCGGCGGCATGCGGCAGCGTGCCCTCATCGCGATGGCGGTGGCCTGCAAGCCCCGGCTGCTGATCGCCGACGAGCCGACCACGGCGCTGGACGTCACGATCCAGGCGCAGATCCTGGAGCTGCTCAAGGAACTGGTCCGCGACTCCGGCACCGCGCTGGTCATGATCACGCACGACCTGGGCGTGGTGGCCGGCATGTGCGACACCATCAACGTGCTCTACGCCGGCCGGGTCGTGGAGACGGCCCGCCGCCGTCCGCTGTTCCGCCAGCCGCGGCATCCGTACACCGTGGGTCTGCTCGGCTCGGTGCCCCGCCTGGACGCGGGGCGCGGCGAGCGGCTGAACCCGATCCCCGGCTCGGTCCGCGACCTGCTGCCCTGGCCGGACGGCTGCGCCTTCGCGCCGCGCTGCGCCCGGCAGGTCGACGAGTGCCTGGGGGAGCCGCCCGCGCTGGTGCTCGCCTACGACGGGCGCAGCTACCGCTGCGTCAACCCGGCGCCGCTGCCCGGCACCGTGCCGGCCGCCGCCGCCCCGGCGGACGCGCCGGCCACCGCCCGGACGGTGGAGGCCCCGGCGGAGGCCCCGGCCGCCGCCCCGGCGGACGCGCCGGCCACCGCCCCGGCGGACGCCCCGGCCACCGCCACGGCGGACGCGCCGGCGGCGGAGGCGACCCCGGGCCCGGTGCCCGCCCCGCGCGAGGAGGAGAAGCCGTGA
- a CDS encoding ABC transporter ATP-binding protein yields the protein MTESEILVEVRDLKVHFPIRRGVILDRTVGHVKAVDGVDLRIARGKTYGLVGESGCGKSTLGRALLQLTPPTGGQVEFDGVELTKLPAGKLRSMRRRMQMIFQDPMSSLDPRQNVESILTEGLQTHGIGGNRDERRRIIGETLDAVGLPRWALSRYPHEFSGGQRQRIGIARALVLGPDLIVADEPVSALDVSIQAQVVNLLDELQDSLGLTYLVIAHDLAVVRHISDTVGVMYLGALVEEAPSDRLYTEPLHPYTRALMSAVPVPDPDVEDRRERILLAGDLPSPANPPSGCRFHTRCPWAQPTRCADERPALREIGGSRVACHFAEPIASGELRPHKVSVQITRPMDEGEEPHTVSAPSEPGSYV from the coding sequence GTGACCGAGAGCGAAATCCTCGTCGAGGTCCGCGACCTGAAGGTGCACTTCCCGATCCGTCGGGGGGTAATCCTCGACCGGACCGTCGGGCACGTGAAGGCGGTCGACGGCGTCGACCTGCGCATCGCGCGCGGCAAGACGTACGGCCTGGTCGGCGAGTCCGGGTGTGGGAAGTCCACGCTCGGCCGGGCGCTGCTGCAGCTCACCCCGCCCACCGGCGGCCAGGTCGAGTTCGACGGCGTCGAGCTGACGAAGCTGCCGGCGGGCAAGCTGCGCTCGATGCGCCGCCGCATGCAGATGATCTTCCAAGATCCGATGTCGAGCCTGGACCCCCGGCAGAACGTCGAGTCGATCCTCACCGAGGGGTTGCAGACCCACGGCATCGGCGGCAACCGCGACGAGCGGCGGCGGATCATCGGCGAGACGCTGGACGCGGTGGGCCTGCCGCGCTGGGCGCTCTCCCGCTACCCGCACGAGTTCTCCGGCGGGCAGCGGCAGCGCATCGGCATCGCCCGGGCGCTGGTGCTCGGGCCCGACCTGATCGTCGCCGACGAGCCGGTCTCCGCGCTGGACGTGTCGATCCAGGCCCAGGTGGTCAACCTGCTCGACGAGCTCCAGGACAGCCTCGGCCTGACCTACCTGGTGATCGCGCACGACCTCGCGGTGGTGCGGCACATCTCCGACACGGTCGGCGTGATGTACCTCGGCGCGCTCGTCGAGGAGGCGCCGAGCGACCGGCTCTACACCGAGCCGCTGCACCCGTACACCCGGGCGCTGATGTCGGCGGTGCCGGTGCCGGACCCGGACGTGGAGGACCGGCGGGAGCGCATCCTGCTCGCCGGTGACCTGCCCTCGCCGGCCAACCCGCCGTCGGGCTGCCGGTTCCACACCCGCTGCCCCTGGGCGCAGCCGACCCGCTGCGCCGACGAGCGGCCCGCGCTGCGGGAGATCGGCGGCAGCCGGGTCGCCTGCCACTTCGCGGAGCCCATCGCCAGCGGCGAGTTGCGCCCGCACAAGGTGAGCGTGCAGATCACCCGGCCGATGGACGAGGGCGAGGAGCCGCACACCGTCTCCGCCCCCAGCGAGCCCGGCTCGTACGTCTGA
- a CDS encoding ABC transporter permease gives MFRFIVRRLLQLIPTLFGLSLLLFIWLRRLPGGPETAILGERGTPEMRAAIRRNMGLDEPILVQYGRFVRRLLRLDLGTSTSTKRAVTTEFLERFPGTVELTVMALAIAIGLGIPLGYLAARRRGRLLDHASVGGSLIGICIPVFFLAYVLKAIFSENLGWFPSSGRQDPTLGATRITNFFVLDGLMTREWDAAADALWHLVLPGVALASIPLAIIVRITRASVLEVLNEDFVRTAEAKGLTESTVRRRHVLRNAMLPVVTSIGLLTGGLLSGAVLTETVFAFSGIGAFIYDAIGQRDYPVLMGFIMIIAVVYVLVNLLVDLSYSLIDPRVRVR, from the coding sequence GTGTTCCGGTTCATCGTCAGACGCCTGCTCCAGCTCATACCCACGCTGTTCGGGCTCTCCCTCCTGCTCTTCATCTGGCTCCGTCGACTGCCCGGCGGTCCCGAGACCGCCATCCTCGGCGAGCGCGGGACGCCCGAGATGCGCGCCGCGATCCGGCGCAACATGGGCCTCGACGAGCCGATCCTGGTGCAGTACGGCCGGTTCGTACGGCGACTGCTCCGCCTCGACCTCGGCACCTCGACCTCCACCAAGCGCGCGGTCACCACGGAGTTCCTGGAGCGCTTCCCGGGCACCGTCGAGCTGACCGTCATGGCGCTGGCGATCGCGATCGGGCTCGGCATCCCGCTCGGCTACCTGGCCGCCCGCCGGCGCGGCCGGCTGCTCGACCACGCCTCGGTCGGCGGCTCGCTGATCGGCATCTGCATCCCGGTCTTCTTCCTGGCCTACGTGCTCAAGGCGATCTTCTCGGAGAACCTCGGCTGGTTCCCCTCCAGCGGCCGGCAGGACCCGACGCTCGGGGCGACCCGGATCACCAACTTTTTCGTCCTCGACGGCCTGATGACCCGGGAGTGGGACGCCGCCGCCGACGCGCTCTGGCACCTCGTGCTGCCGGGCGTCGCGCTGGCCAGCATCCCCCTGGCGATCATCGTCCGGATCACCCGGGCCAGCGTGCTCGAGGTGCTCAACGAGGACTTCGTCCGTACCGCCGAGGCGAAGGGCCTCACCGAGTCGACCGTCCGCCGCCGGCACGTCCTGCGCAACGCGATGCTGCCGGTGGTCACCTCGATCGGCCTGCTCACCGGTGGCCTGCTCTCCGGCGCGGTGCTGACCGAGACCGTCTTCGCCTTCAGCGGTATCGGAGCGTTCATCTACGACGCCATCGGCCAGCGGGACTACCCGGTGCTGATGGGCTTCATCATGATCATCGCGGTGGTGTACGTGCTGGTGAACCTCCTGGTCGACCTCTCCTACAGCCTGATCGACCCGAGGGTGAGGGTTCGATGA
- a CDS encoding ABC transporter permease gives MTITSGKKKERIDRLSELAARDDERGVSLWQEAFRRLRRNPAAIIGAVILVLFVLVAVVGPFFVPYGPTDAIGIREGVVKSGQGLIPGSSGDHWFGYDHQGRDVFSRMIVGARQTLLVGVVSTLIGLAVGALIGGVAGAAAGLGGRWGRAIDTALMRVIDMMLALPSLLLAVSIAALLGASLTTVMIAVGVVSVPVFARLLRGSMISQANSDYVLAATSLGVKKSKIALTHVVPNSLAPVIVQATLTLATAIIEAAALSFLGLGNPDTAVPEWGVMLADAQPYLGIRPALAVYPAVAIIITALGFTLLGEAMREALDPKLRK, from the coding sequence ATGACGATCACCAGTGGCAAGAAGAAGGAGAGGATCGACCGGCTCTCCGAGCTGGCGGCCCGCGACGACGAGCGCGGCGTCAGCCTCTGGCAGGAGGCCTTCCGCCGGTTGCGGCGCAACCCCGCGGCGATCATCGGCGCGGTCATCCTGGTGCTCTTCGTCCTGGTCGCGGTGGTCGGCCCGTTCTTCGTCCCGTACGGGCCGACGGACGCGATCGGCATCCGCGAGGGCGTGGTCAAGTCGGGCCAGGGCCTGATCCCGGGCTCCTCGGGCGACCACTGGTTCGGCTACGACCACCAGGGCCGCGACGTGTTCAGCCGGATGATCGTCGGCGCCCGGCAGACGCTGCTGGTCGGTGTGGTCTCCACGCTGATCGGTCTGGCGGTCGGCGCGTTGATCGGCGGGGTCGCCGGCGCGGCGGCCGGTCTGGGCGGCCGGTGGGGCCGGGCGATCGACACCGCGCTCATGCGTGTCATCGACATGATGCTGGCGCTGCCCAGCCTGCTGCTGGCGGTGAGCATCGCCGCCCTGCTCGGGGCGAGCCTGACCACCGTGATGATCGCGGTCGGCGTGGTCTCCGTGCCGGTCTTCGCCCGTCTGCTGCGCGGGTCGATGATCTCCCAGGCCAACAGCGACTACGTGCTGGCGGCCACCTCGCTGGGCGTGAAGAAGTCGAAGATCGCGCTCACCCACGTGGTGCCGAACTCGCTCGCCCCGGTGATCGTGCAGGCCACCCTGACCCTGGCGACCGCGATCATCGAGGCCGCCGCGCTCTCCTTCCTCGGCCTGGGCAACCCCGACACGGCCGTGCCCGAGTGGGGCGTGATGCTCGCCGACGCGCAGCCGTACCTCGGCATCCGGCCGGCGCTGGCCGTCTATCCGGCGGTCGCGATCATCATCACCGCGCTGGGCTTCACCCTGCTCGGTGAGGCGATGCGCGAGGCCCTCGACCCGAAGCTGCGGAAGTAG